Within uncultured Methanoregula sp., the genomic segment AGAACCTCCATTGCATCGAGTGCCGACTGCTGCTGCCGGAGATTGTATACGCAGCCGATAAATAACCCGACCGTTGCCTTCACCGGGCCAGTGGGCTCGATGACATCACCCACCTTTTCCAGGAACGATTCCGAGGTCCGGGGGACGCTCCTGCCGGTCTCCCTGACAAGAGCCGCCACTTCCTGGTGACGGGGAAGGGTGAGTCCCAGTTTGTTGGCACGGGCCCGGAGCTTCTCGATCGCTTTTGCCGGGGTTTCGATCTCCTTGGGACAAACCTTCCAGCAGGCCTGGCAGGTTGTGCAGGTGAAGAGGCCGTCACGGACCGCATCGGATACCCGGTCCCCGTTGTCACGGGGATCAAGAGCGAGCCGCATCTCCTGCCGCATAGCGGTAGGACCGAGGAACTTCGTCACATCTACGGCCGGGCAGACCGATAGGCAACAGAGACACTCGATACAGTCCCTCAGGGGCTTGATCGTATCGATGTCCTCTTTTTTCGGGAGGACAATCTCCTTTTTCGGCAGGAATGACGCGATCTGCTCCAGCTTGGGGAGGAGATCGACTACGAGATCCTTTTTCACGGATAAGTTGATGGGTTCGATCGTGCTGTTGTCCTTCGCCTCTTCCATGCAGGCAAGCACCGGCTCCCCGTTCACCCGCACGGCACAGCTCCCGCACTGGCCCGAGGCACAGGAATACCGGTACGAGAGGGTCGGGTCGAGCGTATCATGGATGGCATGAAGAACATGGAGGACCCGGGCGCCATCGTTCACCTTCACGGTGTAAGTCTGGTAATACGGTTCCTTGTCCTTGTCCGGGTCGAACCGTTTCACCTTCACGGTCAGGTCTTTCATGCCGGCACCTCCCGCTTCTCGATCCCCTGCCCGCGTTTGGAGATGAATGTGTGCCCGAATGGGGAGTGCTCTGCGTCGTGCGTCTGGGAAATATCAGTCCGCACATGTGCTCCCCGGGACTCTTCACGGATGAGGGCGGAACGGCAGATGAGCGATGCGGTCAGGCACATATTCTCGACAACACAGCACTCCGCAAGATTCCGGGGTGTTTGGGCCAGGATTGGCTTGTCTGCGAGGATGCCTGCTGCGGCAAGAGCTTTGTTCAGCTCGGTTGCGTTCCGGAAGATATTTGCCCCGTCCCACATTGCCTGCTGGAGAAGCATCCGGACCCGGGAAGTGCTTTTGGTGCCGTTCATGAACCGATCGAGCCGGGCCTGCTGGCGCTTTACCAGACGTTCATCCACCCGTTTTGACCGCTTCTCTGTTTTGCCGGCTGTCTCGCCGGCGCGTTTGCCAAAGACCTGCGTCTCGGCAAGGGCATTTCCGCCAAGGCGGTTTGCACCGTGCACGCCACCGGAGACTTCCCCGCATGCGAATAATCCCGGAAGGGTGGTCCGGCATTCGGGCGTTATCCGTAAGCCACCCATGATGTGGTGAGCAGTGGGAGCAACTTCCATGGGAGTCGTGCGGATGTTCACACCGTACCGGAGGAACTGTTCGAGCATGACCGGCAGCCGGGTCTCGATCTGTTCACGGGGGAGATGGGTAACATCGAGATACACACCGCCATTCGGGCTCCCCCTCCCGCTCTGGATCTCGGACGCGATCGCCCGGGCTACTACGTCCCGGGTCGAGAGTTCCATCCGCTGGGGGTCGTAGTTCTTCATGAACCGCTCTCCTTTGCTATTGAGGAGGACTCCACCCTCACCCCGGACTGCCTCAGTAACGAGCCGACCCCGGGCATCGTACGGGAAGACTGCGCCGGTCGGGTGGAACTGGACCATTTCCATGTCGATGAGCTCCGCCCCGGCCCGGTACCCGATGGCGTACCCGTCCCCGGTTCCGCTCGATGAGTTGGTTGAGATGTCGTAGACTTTTGTCCCGCCTCCCGTGGCAAGGATCGTGGCATCGGCTTTCAGGAGAACGAGTGCCCCTTTCTCGTCAAGGGCCATTGCCCCGATCACGCGGTCGCCATCTTTGAGGAGATCGATTACCGTGTATTCCTGCAGGG encodes:
- the tfrB gene encoding fumarate reductase (CoM/CoB) subunit TfrB — translated: MKDLTVKVKRFDPDKDKEPYYQTYTVKVNDGARVLHVLHAIHDTLDPTLSYRYSCASGQCGSCAVRVNGEPVLACMEEAKDNSTIEPINLSVKKDLVVDLLPKLEQIASFLPKKEIVLPKKEDIDTIKPLRDCIECLCCLSVCPAVDVTKFLGPTAMRQEMRLALDPRDNGDRVSDAVRDGLFTCTTCQACWKVCPKEIETPAKAIEKLRARANKLGLTLPRHQEVAALVRETGRSVPRTSESFLEKVGDVIEPTGPVKATVGLFIGCVYNLRQQQSALDAMEVLRRNGIRVIIPREQVCCGSPLIRTGQLDYVETLKQRNIETFRSRGIDTVLTMCAGCGSTLKHDYVTPFRVIDINELLTQYGIEPPARLPIKATYHDPCHLMRGQGIRDQPRELIRQVVDLVEMPSICCGSGGGVRSGNPEEAAALGSRRGDEIKKTGAEIVITSCPFCEFHIAGHTDKPVKNIATVLLEGYREKDRKKAE
- the tfrA gene encoding fumarate reductase (CoM/CoB) subunit TfrA; its protein translation is MLADEVVDCHVLVIGSGGAGVRAAIEASQHGDTVLISKTIVGKGGCTTMAEGGFNAVLREADSCGIHFEDTMKGGAFLNDPDLVNILVREAPLRMGDLVKWGAVFDFTDADEVAQRPFGGQRFPRTCYAGDRTGHEMMTTLVERLDSTDVVTLQEYTVIDLLKDGDRVIGAMALDEKGALVLLKADATILATGGGTKVYDISTNSSSGTGDGYAIGYRAGAELIDMEMVQFHPTGAVFPYDARGRLVTEAVRGEGGVLLNSKGERFMKNYDPQRMELSTRDVVARAIASEIQSGRGSPNGGVYLDVTHLPREQIETRLPVMLEQFLRYGVNIRTTPMEVAPTAHHIMGGLRITPECRTTLPGLFACGEVSGGVHGANRLGGNALAETQVFGKRAGETAGKTEKRSKRVDERLVKRQQARLDRFMNGTKSTSRVRMLLQQAMWDGANIFRNATELNKALAAAGILADKPILAQTPRNLAECCVVENMCLTASLICRSALIREESRGAHVRTDISQTHDAEHSPFGHTFISKRGQGIEKREVPA